The following coding sequences are from one Arachis hypogaea cultivar Tifrunner chromosome 7, arahy.Tifrunner.gnm2.J5K5, whole genome shotgun sequence window:
- the LOC112703762 gene encoding uncharacterized protein isoform X2 — MDNSAVQSQGSISSTSVTNQAADPGNPAEFVNHGLILWNQTRQRWIGNKKSENQAQQLREPKLSWNATYESLLGSNKPFPQPIPLAEMVDFLVDIWEQEGLYD; from the exons ATGGACAACAGTGCTGTTCAGTCACAAGGAAGCATCTCATCAACCAGTGTAACAAACCAAGCTGCAGATCCTGGCAACCCTGCTGAATTTGTGAATCATG GTCTTATTCTCTGGAATCAGACTCGACAACGTTGGATTGGAAATAAGAAATCTGAGAACCAAGCACAACAATTGCGAGAACCCAAATTGAG TTGGAATGCAACGTATGAAAGTTTATTGGGGAGTAACAAGCCGTTCCCCCAGCCTATCCCTCTTGCG GAAATGGTAGATTTTCTTGTGGACATTTGGGAACAAGAGGGCCTCTATGACTGA
- the LOC112703762 gene encoding uncharacterized protein isoform X1 has protein sequence MGACLGRYKQPTLISSVDVPPKGLTKQGKPVKKPSTSEDFWTTSTYDMDNSAVQSQGSISSTSVTNQAADPGNPAEFVNHGLILWNQTRQRWIGNKKSENQAQQLREPKLSWNATYESLLGSNKPFPQPIPLAEMVDFLVDIWEQEGLYD, from the exons ATGGG TGCTTGTCTTGGACGATATAAGCAGCCCACATTAATCAGTTCTGTGGATGTGCCACCAAAAGGATTGACAAAGCAAGGTAAGCCGGTGAAGAAACCTAGCACATCAGAAGATTTCTGGACCACCAGCACGTATGATATGGACAACAGTGCTGTTCAGTCACAAGGAAGCATCTCATCAACCAGTGTAACAAACCAAGCTGCAGATCCTGGCAACCCTGCTGAATTTGTGAATCATG GTCTTATTCTCTGGAATCAGACTCGACAACGTTGGATTGGAAATAAGAAATCTGAGAACCAAGCACAACAATTGCGAGAACCCAAATTGAG TTGGAATGCAACGTATGAAAGTTTATTGGGGAGTAACAAGCCGTTCCCCCAGCCTATCCCTCTTGCG GAAATGGTAGATTTTCTTGTGGACATTTGGGAACAAGAGGGCCTCTATGACTGA
- the LOC112703764 gene encoding G-type lectin S-receptor-like serine/threonine-protein kinase SD2-5: protein MGLLKCGALFLCVLLLSTTCLSKEQHIQKIYPGFSASKLDWDDYNGMFLLSNNSAFAFGFFGTLDVSLFVLVVLHLSSYKVVWTANRGLLVRNSNRFVLEHSGNAYLEGGNGVVWSTNTTGQRVRSMELQDSGNLVLIGENGTSIWQSFHHPTDTLLPGQTFVEGMTLKTFPNRNNLFHFLAYKAGDLVLYAGFEPPQQYWSSQKNFSGKIHSASLVSNSWNFYDKNGDLLGRTVFSDHSDPDSFWVAILDPTGAISFYDLSKGKGATSEATKIPQDPCGIPEPCDPYNVCFFENWCECPALLKSRFNCKPPNISTCSRTSTELLYVGEKLDYFALDYVAPVSKSNLNACKEACLGNCSCLVLFFENSTGRCFHFDQTGSFQRFKGGPGGFTSYMKVSIDDGNDHKKQKNGILLIVAIVVFTVLVIVSLVAGFWYYNKKMNLVKHEQDTLEEDDFLDGLSGMPTRFTYAALSTVTKNFSTKIGEGGFGSVYLGVLEDGTQLAVKKLEGLGQGTKEFKAEVSIIGSIHHVHLVKLKGFCAEGPHRLLVYEYMGRGSLDKWIFKNSENTFLLTWDTRFNIAIGTAKGLAYLHEECEVKIVHCDIKPQNVLLDDNFTAKVSDFGLAKLMNREQSHVVTTLRGTRGYLAPEWITNYAISEKSDVFSYGMVLLEIIGGRKNYDQWEGPEKVHFPSYVFRMMEEGRLREVIDKRIDIDDKDERAMIALKVALWCIQDDVSLRPSMTKVVQMLEGLCPVPDPPLSQSSSFTAFLKMSSGEASSSGQGSFYSNVPLSCVQLSGPR from the coding sequence ATGGGGCTGTTGAAATGTGGAGCCTTGTTTTTGTGTGTGCTGCTTCTGTCCACAACCTGCTTGAGTAAAGAACAGCACATTCAGAAGATATATCCTGGCTTCAGTGCATCTAAGCTGGATTGGGACGATTATAATGGAATGTTCTTACTATCCAACAACTCGGCTTTCGCCTTTGGATTCTTTGGTACCCTTGATGTTTCCTTGTTTGTTCTAGTAGTCCTTCACCTGAGTAGCTACAAAGTGGTTTGGACTGCCAACAGAGGCTTACTTGTTAGGAATTCTAATAGATTTGTGTTAGAACATAGCGGGAATGCATATTTGGAGGGTGGCAACGGTGTGGTTTGGTCAACAAACACAACAGGACAAAGAGTAAGATCCATGGAGTTGCAGGACTCAGGGAATTTGGTGTTGATTGGGGAAAATGGGACATCCATTTGGCAGAGTTTTCACCATCCCACTGATACTCTTTTGCCTGGTCAAACCTTTGTGGAAGGAATGACACTAAAAACCTTTCCCAACCGCAACAACTTGTTCCATTTTCTTGCTTACAAGGCAGGTGATTTGGTTCTCTATGCAGGATTTGAGCCCCCACAACAATACTGGTCAAGCCAAAAGAATTTCAGTGGCAAGATTCATTCTGCTTCTCTGGTGTCCAATTCATGGAATTTCTATGACAAGAATGGGGATTTGCTGGGGAGAACTGTTTTCTCTGACCATTCAGATCCTGACTCATTTTGGGTTGCTATTTTGGACCCTACAGGTGCCATCTCTTTCTATGATCTTAGCAAAGGGAAGGGTGCTACATCTGAGGCAACAAAAATACCACAAGACCCTTGTGGCATTCCTGAGCCTTGTGATCCTTACAATGTTTGTTTCTTTGAGAACTGGTGTGAATGCCCTGCACTTCTCAAATCTCGCTTTAACTGCAAGCCACCTAATATCTCAACTTGTTCTAGGACTTCTACGGAACTTCTATATGTTGGTGAGAAGCTTGACTATTTTGCACTTGATTATGTTGCACCGGTTTCAAAATCAAACCTGAATGCCTGCAAAGAAGCTTGTTTGGGAAACTGCTCTTGCCTTGTGCTTTTCTTTGAAAACAGCACCGGGAGATGCTTTCATTTTGATCAGACTGGAAGCTTCCAACGATTCAAGGGGGGTCCCGGCGGTTTTACTTCATATATGAAGGTGTCCATTGATGATGGAAATGACCACAAAAAGCAAAAGAATGGGATACTGCTAATTGTTGCCATAGTAGTCTTCACAGTTCTGGTCATTGTTAGTCTTGTGGCAGGGTTCTGGTACTATAACAAGAAGATGAATCTTGTTAAGCATGAACAAGACACATTGGAGGAGGATGATTTCTTGGATGGTCTCTCTGGAATGCCTACTCGATTTACTTATGCTGCTCTCTCTACGGTGACAAAGAATTTCTCCACAAAAATTGGTGAAGGAGGTTTTGGCTCTGTGTATCTTGGTGTGCTTGAAGATGGAACTCAGTTGGCTGTGAAAAAATTGGAAGGTCTTGGACAAGGGACAAAAGAGTTCAAGGCTGAAGTGTCTATAATTGGAAGCATTCATCATGTTCATCTGGTGAAGCTTAAAGGCTTCTGCGCTGAGGGTCCTCATCGCCTTCTCGTCTATGAATACATGGGGAGGGGCTCTCTGGACAAATGGATCTTCAAGAACAGTGAAAACACTTTCTTGTTGACTTGGGATACAAGGTTCAACATTGCAATAGGCACAGCCAAGGGATTGGCCTATCTTCATGAGGAGTGTGAGGTGAAGATTGTCCATTGTGATATTAAGCCGCAGAATGTTCTTCTTGATGATAATTTCACTGCTAAAGTTTCAGATTTCGGACTGGCTAAGCTAATGAACCGCGAACAAAGCCATGTGGTTACAACTCTAAGGGGCACAAGAGGGTATCTAGCACCAGAATGGATCACTAACTATGCAATTTCTGAGAAGAGTGATGTGTTCAGCTATGGCATGGTCTTGCTGGAGATTATTGGAGGAAGGAAGAACTATGATCAGTGGGAAGGCCCAGAGAAAGTGCATTTTCCTTCTTATGTCTTCAGAATGATGGAGGAAGGGAGACTGAGAGAAGTTATTGACAAAAGGATAGACATTGATGATAAGGATGAAAGGGCTATGATTGCTCTCAAAGTTGCTCTATGGTGTATACAAGATGATGTCAGTTTGAGACCTTCCATGACAAAGGTAGTTCAAATGCTTGAAGGTCTCTGCCCTGTACCTGATCCACCATTATCTCAGTCTAGTTCTTTCACAGCCTTCCTGAAAATGAGTAGTGgagaagcttcttcttcaggacaGGGAAGCTTCTATAGTAACGTGCCACTTTCTTGTGTTCAATTATCTGGACCAAGATGA
- the LOC112703765 gene encoding uncharacterized protein, which produces MLHDSAFVMLHFCHSLPLFQLYTLNYFFFLSLSSVFVSLNSKTMLLRSSSAPIPTSFIPHSREPSSPEAERVLQFSRTRSFASPRQNLPDSSDHQSPTKHNDNKSCIPRSNVLKSQHGTKIKESDQVMTHTTKGKPSIRELFSVSGLDRQVLVEYDEDGGEEKERGNRGLQTLVVGGGMGSNGGKICGGSGRVPDGSGWESDKTDAYYQTMIQANPNNALLLGNYAKFLKEVRGDYPKAEEYLERAILANPGDATVLSLYADLIWQIEKDADRAEGYFDQAVKSAPDDCYVLASYAKFLWDAEEEEDKDHQHQTDHSNVFHGANGQPHFNAYLSVSE; this is translated from the exons ATGCTGCATGATTCTGCTTTTGTAATGCTTCATTTCTGTCACTCACTTCCACTCTTCCAATTATATACCTTGAACTACTTCTTCTTTCTCTCATTGTCTTCTGTGTTTGTTTCTCTAAACAGCAAAACAATGTTACTAAGAAGCTCCTCCGCACCAATACCAACCTCGTTCATACCCCATTCTAGGGAACCATCCTCCCCTGAAGCAGAAAGGGTTCTTCAATTTTCTAGAACAAGATCGTTTGCCAGTCCAAGACAAAACTTGCCTGACTCATCAGATCATCAAAGCCCAACAAAGCATAACGACAACAAGAGTTGCATACCACGTAGTAACGTGCTCAAGAGTCAGCATGGTACCAAGATCAAAGAAAGTGACCAAGTGATGACTCACACAACAAAAGGGAAACCTTCAATCAGAGAACTCTTCTCAGTCTCAGGTTTAGATAGGCAAGTCCTAGTAGAATATGATGAAGATGGTGGTGAAGAGAAGGAGAGAGGTAATAGGGGATTGCAGACTTTAGTTGTTGGTGGTGGGATGGGGAGTAATGGTGGCAAGATATGTGGTGGCAGTGGAAGAGTCCCAGATGGAAGTGGCTGGGAATCAGATAAGACTGATGCTTATTACCAAACCATGATTCAAGCTAACCCCAACAATGCGCTTCTGCTTGGAAATTATGCTAAGTTCTTAAAAGAG GTTCGTGGAGATTATCCTAAAGCCGAAGAATATCTTGAAAGAGCCATTTTGGCTAATCCTGGTGATGCAACTGTTTTGTCACTCTATGCCGATTTAATTTGGCAAATAGAGAAGGATGCTGATCGTGCTGAGGGCTATTTTGATCAAGCTGTTAAAAGCGCCCCTGATGATTG ctatgtcctggcTTCTTATGCTAAATTCCTTTGGGAtgctgaagaggaggaagatAAAGACCACCAACATCAAACTGATCACAGCAATGTCTTTCACGGAGCTAATGGCCAGCCTCATTTTAATGCATACCTCTCTGTCTCTGAGTGA
- the LOC112704169 gene encoding pseudo histidine-containing phosphotransfer protein 6-like — MLGLGADLLWADMNRLLGFLFHQGVLDEHFLQLHHLQDESSPSFVSEVLNIYFHESEKLLNNLRSLLMDRDFSDYNKMGIHLNQFMGSSSSIGAKRLTTVCLAFRAATQHSNRPGCLRALEMLEHEYCYLKNKLHELFQIEQQRALAAAARYPLQNNQ; from the exons ATGCTTGGTCTGGGTGCGGACCTCTTGTGGGCCGACATGAACCGCCTACTGGGCttcctcttccaccagggagtgcTGGACGAGCACTTCTTGCAGCTTCACCACCTCCAGGACGAGTCCTCCCCAAGCTTCGTCTCCGAGGTGCTCAACATCTACTTCCACGAGTCTGAGAAGCTTCTCAACAATCTCAGATCATTGCTCATGGATAGGGACTTCTCCGACTACAACAAAATGGGAATCCATTTGAATCAATTCATGGGAAGCAGCTCCAGCATTGGCGCCAAGAGACTCACCACTGTCTGCCTTGCCTTTCGTGCTGCTACTCAACACAGTAACCGTCCTGGATGCCTTCGAGCCTTGGAGATGCTGGAACATGAATATTGCTATCTCAAGAACAAACTGCATGAACTATTCCAA ATAGAGCAGCAACGTGCTTTGGCAGCAGCAGCCAGATACCCACTGCAGaataaccaataa
- the LOC112703769 gene encoding protein LURP-one-related 12, which yields MSHVVLKEDTDTETETQLTVLKTSLFFAGDGFTVYDCKGQLVFRVDSYGPDARDRDELVLMDANGRCLLTVRRKRPSLHQRWEGFKGERREGDKPIFSVKRSSIIGRSSVTVEVYDNPGEDYHIEGCFSHRSCTVFNASKEPVAEIRRKVDPTTSVMLGKEVFSLCVKPPFDSAFAMAFVLVLDQINGDDHDLLNTAPADQPAVHPLPQHQH from the coding sequence ATGAGCCACGTCGTCTTGAAGGAAGACACAGACACGGAGACGGAGACGCAGCTGACGGTGCTGAAGACGTCTCTGTTTTTCGCGGGAGATGGCTTCACCGTCTACGATTGCAAGGGTCAACTAGTCTTCCGCGTTGACTCTTACGGACCCGACGCCCGCGACAGAGACGAGCTCGTTCTTATGGATGCAAACGGCCGTTGTCTCCTCACAGTTCGCCGCAAGAGGCCCAGTCTGCATCAACGGTGGGAAGGATTCAAAGGGGAGAGAAGGGAGGGGGACAAGCCCATCTTCAGCGTGAAGAGATCATCCATCATCGGACGCTCAAGCGTCACGGTGGAGGTCTACGATAACCCAGGTGAGGATTACCACATCGAGGGATGCTTCTCCCACCGCTCCTGCACCGTCTTCAACGCTTCCAAGGAACCAGTTGCCGAGATCAGACGCAAGGTGGACCCCACCACAAGCGTTATGCTTGGCAAGGAAGTCTTCTCCCTCTGCGTCAAACCTCCTTTTGATTCCGCTTTCGCCATGGCCTTTGTTCTCGTTCTCGATCAGATCAACGGCGACGATCACGACCTTCTTAACACTGCTCCGGCCGACCAACCTGCTGTGCACCCTCTCCCTCAACACCAGCATTAA
- the LOC112703768 gene encoding uncharacterized protein: MDTNNASKELQEEVVSVELPAPPSWNKMYFPKKVGSPRKSEIVFIAPTGEEISSRKQLEQYLKAHPGNPAISEFDWGTGETPRRSARISEKVKSSPPTDSEPAKKRSRKSSGSKKENKETEPASEEGKGKVTTEEPQDPEAKGEKQLENGDENEKNEQTKDAEVVDKEETGLNNKNDAEKIGNSHAEGGNVTADKPPVEEGQNQEMVTEASQENGATENKQDKSDAVILDANGSAEKEEDPIAVPPTSAEEINNAKQDIAVTDERSNPVQAEEQLKKEGELVDNGNVIWNCAQ; the protein is encoded by the exons ATGGACACCAACAACGCTTCCAAGGAGTTGCAGGAGGAGGTTGTCTCCGTTGAGCTTCCAGCTCCCCCTTCTTGGAACAAGATG TACTTCCCTAAGAAAGTGGGCTCACCAAGAAAAAGCGAAATTGTATTCATTGCACCAACTGGGGAGGAGATCAGTTCTAGAAAACAATTGGAACAATACCTTAAGGCACATCCAGGCAACCCTGCAATCTCTGAGTTTGACTGGGGAACTGGTGAGACCCCCCGACGATCAGCAAGGATTAGCGAAAAGGTGAAATCAAGTCCACCTACAGACAGCGAGCCTGCAAAGAAAAGATCTAGAAAATCTTCAGGATCAAAGAAGGAGAACAAAGAAACTGAACCTGCTTCAGAGGAAGGCAAGGGGAAGGTAACTACTGAAGAACCCCAGGATCCAGAAGCTAAAGGAGAAAAGCAACTTGAGAATGGAGAtgagaatgaaaaaaatgaacaaacCAAGGATGCAGAGGTGGTAGATAAGGAAGAGACTGGTCTGAACAATAAGAATGATGCAGAGAAGATTGGGAATAGTCATGCGGAAGGTGGAAATGTAACTGCTGACAAGCCTCCAGTTGAAGAAGGTCAAAACCAAGAAATGGTTACTGAAGCATCCCAAGAAAATGGTGCAACTGAGAATAAGCAGGATAAATCAGATGCTGTGATTCTTGATGCAAATGGCAGTGCTGAGAAAGAGGAGGATCCGATTGCTGTGCCACCTACATCTGCTGAAGAGATCAATAATGCAAAGCAAGATATCGCGGTAACTGATGAAAGAAGTAACCCCGTTCAAGCCGAGGAGCAACTGAAGAAGGAGGGTGAGCTAGTTGACAATGGAAATGTTATTTGGAACTGTGCACAGTGA
- the LOC112703767 gene encoding glucan endo-1,3-beta-glucosidase 14 yields the protein MITNFSSPFFLWLLLLSCALFSHALADKAFTGTYGVNYGRIADNLPPPESVVTLLKAAKIKNIRIYDSDHQVLTAFKGSGIEIVVGLPNEFLKDMSVAEDRAMSWIKENVEPFIPGTKIRGIAVGNEILGGTDIELWEALLPAARNVYSSLQKLGLAKDIQVSSPHSEAVFANSYPPSSCTFKDDVMPYMRPLLQFFSQIGSPFFINAYPFLAYKNDPQHIDINYALFQKSPGIYDAKTKLHYDNMFDAQVDAAYAALEKVGYTKMEVIVSETGWASRGDENEAGATLKNARTYNKNLRKRLLKKKGTPYRPKMVVRAYIFALFNENLKPGPTSERNFGLFKPDGSIAYDIGFTGLKPSSATSLHKGSGSFFVMVFTTCAAILFLLAL from the exons ATGATCACCAACTTCTCTTCACCATTCTTTCTCTGGCTGCTTCTCTTGTCGTGTGCATTATTTTCCCATG CATTAGCGGATAAAGCATTTACAGGAACATACGGAGTTAACTACGGTAGGATAGCAGACAATCTGCCTCCCCCGGAGAGTGTGGTCACACTGCTCAAAGCCGCCAAGATCAAGAACATAAGGATATATGATTCTGATCATCAAGTCCTCACTGCATTCAAAGGTTCCGGAATTGAAATCGTGGTTGGACTTCCCAATGAGTTCCTTAAAGACATGAGCGTGGCCGAGGATCGCGCCATGAGTTGGATCAAAGAAAATGTAGAGCCATTCATTCCGGGGACTAAAATCCGTGGAATAGCGGTGGGAAATGAAATCCTTGGAGGCACAGATATTGAGCTCTGGGAAGCTCTGCTTCCAGCAGCTAGAAATGTGTATAGTTCCCTTCAAAAGCTTGGTTTAGCCAAAGACATTCAAGTTTCAAGTCCACACTCAGAAGCAGTGTTTGCCAATTCATACCCTCCATCTTCTTGCACTTTCAAGGATGATGTGATGCCATATATGAGACCTCTCTTGCAATTCTTCTCCCAGATTGGTTCCCCATTCTTCATAAATGCATACCCTTTCTTGGCCTACAAGAATGATCCTCAGCATATTGATATCAACTATGCTCTATTCCAAAAGAGCCCCGGAATTTATGATGCTAAGACAAAGCTGCACTATGATAACATGTTTGATGCTCAAGTTGATGCGGCTTATGCTGCTTTGGAGAAGGTTGGCTATACCAAGATGGAGGTCATTGTTTCTGAGACCGGCTGGGCTTCTCGCGGCGACGAGAACGAGGCTGGTGCAACCCTGAAGAATGCCAGGACTTACAACAAGAATTTGAGGAAGCGCCTGCTCAAGAAAAAGGGGACTCCTTATAGGCCTAAGATGGTAGTGAGGGCTTATATATTTGCTTTGTTCAACGAGAATTTGAAGCCTGGCCCAACCTCTGAGAGAAACTTTGGCTTGTTTAAGCCTGATGGAAGCATTGCATATGATATTGGCTTTACCGGACTCAAaccttcttctgcaacttctttacataag GGTAGTGGATCTTTCTTCGTAATGGTTTTCACAACTTGTGCTGCTATTCTTTTTCTTCTAGCATTGTGA